Proteins found in one Terribacillus sp. DMT04 genomic segment:
- the recG gene encoding ATP-dependent DNA helicase RecG — MLKQPVNQVKGIGDRLAEGLANMGIFTVEDLLFHLPYRYDVFEVQPLAELIHDDKVTIEGEIASPAQVQYYGRKKNRLTVTLLVENVAVKAIMFNRAFAQKQLLPGRRVTMTGKWDQHRLQLTVSNFKLGDADEMTPIQPVYGVKGSVTVRQLQKSVKQALNQFEADIKEILPNTFLTSYKLPDRRTALQHMHFPADRQSLAHARRRFTYEEFLLFQLKMQFIRKKKREASAGGSLYYDKEKVKDFITTLPFQLTNAQQRVLKEIMRDLGSAYRMNRLLQGDVGSGKTAVAAVALYAAVTAGKQGAIMVPTEILAEQHAQSLAAMLDGYATVALLTGSVKGKRRKAVLEQIANGEVDIVVGTHALIQDEVHYKALAVAIVDEQHRFGVQQRRTLRDKGLHPDVLFMTATPIPRTLAITAFGDMDVSAIDEMPAGRKEIETYWVKENTVDRVLDFIRKEVAAGHQAYVISPLIEESDKLDIQNAVDLHQMLSAVFEPDIRVGLMHGRLHPDEKEAVMKEFADNETQVLVSTTVVEVGVNVPNATLMIIYDAERFGLSQLHQLRGRVGRGDAQSYCILIAEPKGEIGKERMRIMTETTNGFELSEQDLQLRGPGDFFGKKQSGIPEFKVADMVHDYRALETARKDAEEIIAEEKLENDPDYRMLLEALDAQFALNGEVLD, encoded by the coding sequence GTGCTGAAGCAACCGGTTAATCAAGTAAAAGGAATCGGTGATAGGCTTGCGGAAGGATTGGCGAATATGGGGATCTTCACCGTAGAAGATCTCCTTTTTCATCTGCCATACCGTTATGATGTTTTCGAAGTCCAGCCGCTAGCTGAACTGATTCACGACGATAAAGTGACAATTGAAGGAGAAATCGCCTCACCTGCCCAAGTGCAGTATTACGGTCGTAAAAAAAATAGACTGACTGTCACACTCCTTGTAGAGAATGTCGCTGTGAAGGCAATTATGTTCAATCGCGCCTTTGCGCAAAAACAGCTGCTTCCCGGACGGCGAGTGACGATGACTGGCAAGTGGGACCAGCACCGCCTGCAGCTTACGGTTAGCAATTTTAAGCTGGGTGATGCCGATGAAATGACGCCAATTCAGCCTGTCTATGGTGTGAAGGGCAGTGTGACAGTGCGGCAGCTCCAAAAAAGCGTCAAGCAAGCATTGAACCAATTTGAAGCAGATATCAAAGAAATCCTCCCAAATACATTTTTGACGAGTTACAAACTGCCTGATCGCCGTACAGCGCTTCAACATATGCATTTTCCAGCAGACAGGCAGTCACTTGCGCATGCCAGACGGCGATTTACGTATGAAGAATTTTTGCTTTTTCAGTTGAAAATGCAGTTCATTCGGAAGAAAAAACGGGAAGCAAGTGCTGGCGGCAGTTTGTATTATGACAAAGAAAAAGTGAAAGACTTTATAACGACGCTCCCGTTTCAGCTGACAAATGCCCAGCAGCGTGTTTTGAAAGAAATTATGCGTGATCTTGGGTCTGCTTACCGCATGAATCGTCTGCTGCAAGGAGATGTAGGTTCAGGTAAGACAGCAGTTGCTGCAGTTGCGCTGTATGCCGCTGTAACTGCCGGGAAGCAAGGTGCTATTATGGTGCCGACGGAAATACTGGCTGAACAACATGCACAATCATTGGCTGCTATGCTGGATGGATATGCGACGGTAGCACTGTTAACAGGAAGTGTAAAAGGCAAACGGCGTAAAGCTGTTCTCGAACAGATAGCGAATGGTGAAGTTGACATTGTTGTCGGTACACATGCGCTCATTCAAGATGAAGTCCACTACAAAGCGCTTGCTGTGGCAATTGTCGATGAGCAGCATCGTTTTGGTGTGCAGCAGCGTCGCACACTCCGAGACAAAGGTTTGCATCCGGATGTTTTGTTTATGACTGCAACACCAATCCCGCGTACATTGGCAATTACTGCTTTTGGCGATATGGACGTCTCTGCTATTGACGAAATGCCGGCTGGCCGTAAAGAAATTGAGACGTACTGGGTAAAAGAAAATACGGTGGATCGGGTGTTGGATTTTATCCGCAAAGAAGTAGCAGCAGGGCATCAAGCCTATGTAATTAGTCCGCTTATCGAGGAATCGGACAAGCTAGATATTCAGAATGCGGTTGATCTTCATCAGATGCTGTCAGCAGTATTTGAACCGGACATTCGAGTCGGACTCATGCACGGCCGTCTGCACCCAGATGAAAAAGAAGCTGTAATGAAGGAATTCGCCGATAATGAAACACAAGTTCTTGTTTCTACAACGGTTGTCGAAGTTGGAGTTAACGTACCGAATGCCACGCTAATGATTATTTATGACGCAGAACGCTTTGGATTATCACAGCTGCACCAGCTGCGGGGGCGTGTTGGACGCGGAGATGCACAAAGCTATTGTATTTTAATTGCGGAGCCAAAAGGAGAAATCGGTAAAGAGCGGATGCGAATTATGACGGAAACAACGAATGGATTTGAGTTGTCTGAGCAAGACTTGCAGCTGCGCGGACCTGGTGATTTCTTTGGTAAAAAGCAAAGCGGTATCCCGGAATTTAAAGTAGCGGACATGGTGCATGACTATCGTGCATTGGAAACTGCACGAAAGGATGCAGAAGAGATCATTGCCGAAGAAAAACTGGAAAACGATCCGGATTATCGCATGTTATTAGAAGCTTTAGATGCCCAGTTTGCATTGAATGGGGAAGTGCTTGACTAA
- the fapR gene encoding transcription factor FapR, whose product MRRSKKDRQDLLRQTIEHTPFITDEELAKKFGVSIQTIRLDRMELTIPELRERIKHVANSQWDETVKSINIDEVIGEIIDLELDERAISILDIKPEHVFTRNQIVRGHHLFAQANSLAVALIDDPLALTFHSEITFTRQVKLHERVVAKAKVIRQDRKRTVIEVESAVDQEQVFKGTFEMFRSSVKEGN is encoded by the coding sequence ATGAGAAGAAGCAAAAAAGACAGACAGGACTTGTTACGGCAAACAATTGAACATACACCGTTCATTACAGACGAGGAATTGGCCAAAAAGTTTGGTGTCAGTATTCAGACAATCCGGCTGGACCGGATGGAGCTGACAATACCAGAACTGAGGGAACGGATTAAGCATGTTGCTAATTCCCAATGGGATGAAACCGTTAAATCTATCAATATCGATGAAGTAATTGGTGAGATTATTGATTTAGAGCTTGATGAACGGGCAATAAGTATATTAGATATTAAACCAGAGCATGTATTTACACGAAATCAAATTGTTAGAGGTCATCACTTGTTTGCGCAGGCGAATTCTTTGGCTGTTGCCCTGATAGATGATCCGCTGGCGCTGACATTTCATTCGGAGATTACATTTACGAGACAAGTAAAACTGCATGAACGAGTGGTTGCCAAGGCGAAAGTCATTCGTCAGGATCGAAAACGAACAGTTATTGAAGTAGAAAGTGCTGTAGATCAAGAACAAGTATTCAAAGGTACGTTCGAGATGTTTCGCTCGAGCGTCAAAGAAGGGAATTAA
- the plsX gene encoding phosphate acyltransferase PlsX codes for MRIAIDAMGGDHAPEEIVKGAVLAATEDASLQLTLVGDQKKIEPHLGEVRPSNIQIIHTEEFITADDEPVRAIRRKKQSSLVLTAQEVKEGRADACVSAGNTGALMTAGLMVVGRIKGIERPALSPTLPTVDGKGFVLLDVGANIDAKATHLLQYAVMGSIYAEKVRGIDNPRVGLLNVGAENGKGNDLTKKAFELLSQAPINFVGNVEGRDFLSGDFDVVVTDGFSGNIALKTIEGTASMFFSMMKKAFLQNMKTKLAAGMMKPQLKEIKASTEYAEYGGAALFGLGAPVVKAHGSSNARAIQVAIKQTKQMAEKNVTGIIEDTIKQIKTDEEEV; via the coding sequence ATGCGAATCGCAATTGATGCAATGGGCGGAGATCACGCACCAGAAGAAATTGTCAAAGGTGCCGTACTCGCAGCTACAGAGGACGCCTCTTTACAGCTGACGCTTGTTGGAGATCAGAAAAAGATCGAACCGCATCTTGGCGAGGTACGTCCGTCGAACATCCAAATTATACATACAGAGGAGTTCATTACGGCAGACGATGAACCAGTGCGTGCTATCCGGCGCAAAAAGCAATCTTCGCTTGTACTGACAGCGCAAGAAGTGAAAGAAGGACGTGCTGATGCCTGTGTATCAGCGGGTAATACAGGTGCGCTAATGACAGCGGGACTCATGGTTGTCGGGAGAATCAAAGGAATTGAGCGCCCTGCGCTCTCCCCCACGCTGCCGACAGTTGATGGAAAAGGGTTTGTATTGCTTGATGTTGGAGCGAACATTGATGCGAAAGCAACGCATTTGCTGCAGTATGCGGTAATGGGTTCCATTTATGCAGAAAAAGTCCGCGGTATCGACAATCCGCGAGTAGGACTGCTGAATGTAGGTGCTGAAAACGGAAAAGGCAATGATTTAACGAAGAAGGCGTTCGAACTTCTTAGTCAAGCACCAATTAATTTTGTCGGTAATGTAGAAGGCCGCGATTTTCTATCGGGTGATTTTGATGTAGTTGTGACAGATGGCTTCAGCGGGAATATTGCTTTAAAAACAATTGAAGGTACGGCCTCCATGTTTTTCTCTATGATGAAAAAAGCTTTTTTGCAAAATATGAAAACCAAGCTTGCAGCAGGGATGATGAAGCCGCAGCTGAAAGAAATTAAAGCCAGCACCGAATATGCAGAATACGGGGGAGCGGCGCTGTTCGGATTAGGAGCACCAGTTGTAAAGGCACATGGCTCTTCTAACGCACGAGCAATCCAAGTAGCAATCAAGCAAACAAAACAAATGGCAGAAAAAAATGTAACAGGAATTATTGAAGATACGATTAAGCAAATCAAGACGGATGAGGAGGAAGTATAA
- the fabD gene encoding ACP S-malonyltransferase — protein MKRVAFVFPGQGSQAVGMGQEMYNEYQEVKSLFQAADELLPQPITPLMFEGPAEELTKTENAQPALLLTSAAIYQVLQNEGVRPVVTAGHSLGEYSALVAAGVLSAEDAAVLVNKRGQLMEKAYPAGQGSMAAVLGLGAEEIQTVLQTVNDTHNEVVDAANINCPGQVVISGTKKGIELAEPLLKEAGAKRVLPLNVSGPFHSRLMKEAAEEFGSVLKEVEKTDASIPVYANVTANKVQDHKDIEQLLIEQLYSPVRFEETVVHMLQDDNLDAIVEIGNGKVLSGLVKKINRRTTTFNVQDPETLQAFLTWYKEEA, from the coding sequence GTGAAAAGAGTAGCATTTGTATTTCCGGGGCAAGGCTCCCAAGCAGTAGGCATGGGACAGGAAATGTACAATGAATATCAGGAAGTCAAAAGTCTTTTCCAAGCTGCAGATGAATTGCTTCCGCAGCCGATTACACCTTTAATGTTTGAAGGACCGGCTGAAGAACTGACAAAGACAGAAAATGCACAGCCTGCGCTGTTATTGACAAGTGCAGCAATTTATCAAGTATTGCAAAACGAAGGCGTTCGACCAGTTGTTACAGCAGGTCATAGCTTAGGTGAGTACAGTGCGCTAGTTGCTGCTGGTGTACTCTCTGCAGAAGATGCCGCAGTGCTCGTCAACAAGCGTGGACAGCTCATGGAGAAAGCTTATCCAGCTGGGCAAGGCTCTATGGCAGCGGTGCTTGGACTTGGAGCAGAAGAAATTCAGACCGTTCTCCAAACAGTCAATGATACGCATAATGAGGTTGTTGATGCGGCCAATATCAACTGCCCAGGCCAAGTAGTTATTTCCGGTACGAAAAAAGGCATTGAGCTTGCGGAACCTTTGCTGAAGGAAGCAGGTGCCAAGCGTGTGCTGCCACTGAATGTGAGCGGACCGTTCCATTCTCGATTGATGAAAGAAGCGGCTGAGGAGTTTGGTTCTGTCTTGAAAGAAGTAGAAAAGACAGATGCTTCTATCCCGGTGTATGCCAATGTAACGGCAAACAAAGTGCAAGATCACAAAGATATTGAACAGCTTCTCATTGAGCAGCTATACTCTCCTGTACGATTTGAAGAGACAGTTGTACATATGCTGCAGGATGATAACCTGGATGCAATTGTAGAAATAGGAAACGGCAAAGTACTAAGCGGTCTTGTCAAAAAAATCAACCGTCGCACAACAACTTTCAACGTACAAGATCCTGAAACATTGCAGGCTTTCTTGACGTGGTATAAGGAGGAAGCATAA
- the fabG gene encoding 3-oxoacyl-[acyl-carrier-protein] reductase, which produces MLTGKAALVTGASRGIGREIALELARKGANVAVNYSGSKEKAEAVAEEIRALGQESIVIQANVAEEDSVKAMVKQTIEAFGSLDILVNNAGITRDNLLMRMKEEEFDAVIQTNLKGVFLCTKAVTRQMMKQRAGRIINVASIVGVSGNPGQANYVAAKAGVIGLTKTAAKELAARNVLVNAVAPGFITTDMTDDLTEEQKQAMQSMIPLGKPGKPEDVARVVRFLASEDSNYMTGQTLHIDGGMVM; this is translated from the coding sequence ATGTTAACAGGCAAAGCAGCACTTGTAACAGGTGCATCCCGTGGAATTGGCAGAGAAATCGCATTAGAGCTTGCACGCAAAGGTGCGAATGTGGCAGTTAACTATTCTGGCAGCAAAGAAAAAGCCGAAGCTGTTGCAGAAGAAATCCGCGCGCTAGGGCAGGAATCTATCGTAATTCAAGCGAATGTAGCCGAAGAAGATAGCGTCAAAGCGATGGTTAAGCAGACGATTGAAGCTTTCGGAAGTCTGGACATACTAGTGAATAATGCTGGTATCACGCGTGACAATCTGCTAATGCGCATGAAGGAAGAAGAATTTGATGCTGTTATTCAGACGAATTTGAAGGGTGTTTTCCTTTGCACAAAAGCGGTTACTCGTCAGATGATGAAGCAGCGAGCTGGGCGTATTATTAACGTGGCAAGCATAGTGGGCGTAAGCGGCAACCCTGGACAAGCGAACTATGTTGCGGCTAAAGCAGGAGTTATCGGATTGACCAAAACAGCTGCAAAGGAATTGGCAGCTCGTAATGTTTTAGTTAACGCTGTTGCGCCAGGATTTATTACGACGGATATGACAGATGATCTGACAGAAGAGCAGAAACAAGCCATGCAAAGCATGATTCCGCTTGGCAAACCTGGTAAGCCGGAAGACGTTGCGCGTGTCGTACGATTCCTTGCTTCAGAGGACAGCAATTACATGACAGGACAGACGCTGCACATCGATGGCGGTATGGTAATGTAA
- the acpP gene encoding acyl carrier protein has translation MADVFEQVKQIVIDRLDVDESKVTLEASFKEDLEADSLDVVELVMELEDQFDTEISDEDAEKIATVGDAVNYINSKQ, from the coding sequence ATGGCAGATGTATTCGAGCAAGTAAAACAAATCGTTATTGATCGTCTTGATGTAGACGAATCCAAAGTAACACTAGAAGCTTCTTTCAAAGAAGATCTAGAAGCAGATTCCCTTGATGTAGTGGAATTGGTTATGGAATTGGAAGATCAATTCGACACGGAAATCTCTGATGAAGATGCGGAAAAAATCGCAACTGTTGGTGACGCTGTAAACTACATAAACAGCAAACAGTAA
- the rnc gene encoding ribonuclease III, giving the protein MTLQKLQEQLEIYFHDEALLQNALTHSSYVNEHRHLKKTDNERLEFLGDAVLELGVSQFLYKHYPDMPEGNMTKLRAAIVREESLVLFAKEMNLGAYVLLGKGEERTGGRTRPALLADVFEAFVGALYLDQDFEVVLRFFDRIVFPKISQGAFSHAMDYKSKLQEVVQQDKDKLITYAIVDERGPAHNREFVAELKIQGDLAGTGVGRTKKEAEQNAARIALEVLKS; this is encoded by the coding sequence ATGACATTACAAAAACTGCAGGAGCAGCTAGAAATTTACTTTCATGATGAAGCTTTGTTGCAGAATGCTTTAACCCATTCATCTTATGTGAATGAACATCGCCACCTGAAGAAGACGGATAATGAACGATTGGAGTTTCTAGGAGACGCAGTACTTGAACTTGGCGTTTCACAATTCCTGTACAAGCATTATCCTGATATGCCGGAAGGAAATATGACCAAGCTCCGAGCAGCAATCGTCAGGGAAGAGTCCCTTGTGTTATTTGCGAAAGAGATGAATCTTGGGGCTTATGTTTTGCTTGGCAAAGGTGAGGAGCGTACTGGCGGCAGAACGCGTCCAGCACTCTTGGCAGATGTTTTTGAAGCATTTGTCGGGGCGTTGTATTTGGACCAGGATTTTGAAGTGGTACTCCGGTTCTTTGACAGAATCGTATTCCCTAAAATAAGCCAAGGTGCTTTTTCACATGCGATGGATTATAAGAGCAAACTGCAGGAAGTCGTACAGCAAGATAAGGACAAGCTGATCACCTATGCCATTGTCGACGAAAGAGGACCGGCACATAACCGAGAATTTGTAGCTGAACTGAAAATTCAAGGTGACTTGGCAGGCACAGGCGTCGGCCGCACTAAGAAAGAAGCGGAGCAAAACGCTGCTCGTATTGCATTGGAAGTTTTGAAATCATAA
- a CDS encoding DUF1128 domain-containing protein, which produces MQLEQASEENLAILINTIADRLSVVNRSIMQPEDYQLEKYQDIKDLYDHIESQGQLSVYETEAFIQELARYRK; this is translated from the coding sequence ATGCAGCTTGAACAAGCATCAGAGGAGAATCTAGCAATCTTGATTAACACGATTGCTGACCGCCTCTCTGTCGTTAACCGCTCAATTATGCAGCCAGAAGATTATCAGCTGGAGAAGTACCAAGATATTAAAGATCTGTATGATCATATTGAATCGCAAGGACAACTCAGTGTGTATGAAACAGAAGCTTTCATCCAAGAACTGGCACGATACAGAAAGTAA
- the smc gene encoding chromosome segregation protein SMC, giving the protein MFLKRLETVGFKSFAEKVTLDFVPGVTAVVGPNGSGKSNITDAIRWVLGEQSAKSLRGSKMEDIIFQGSDTRKALNVAEVTLVLDNANQTLPLEYQEVSVTRRVFRSGESQFLINNQSCRLKDIVDLFMDSGLGREAFSIISQGKVEEILSSKPEERRSIFEEAAGVLKYKQRKKKAEYKLAETQENLNRVEDITFEIEGQLEPLREQATIAKDYLEKKAQLKDVEIGLLVAEIEQLHKEWKTVLEELESNKSVLQSQQQEINQKEQLLEAEKSELQALDASIDELQASLLIVTQELENLEGKKQLLNERSKHLAENKDKLEKDTEQLSVTLAHQTLQLEQEQSVLTALESENKTIKSELRNLDKLLSRTQEDLSEQIEEKKSEYIDLLNEQAAKRNETNSLKQQIAAIEAKKDRQQTKYKDVVQNRDEIEAKREELAVRLEEATASRKQAEDREEALRGESAKKREQYQDAQSKLYTGYQHIEKLRSKQEMLQEMKEEFQGFFQGVKAVLKARQEQKLEGIEGAVIELIDVPNEYVTAMETALGGQAQHIVVDNEASARQAINWLKQTHNGRATFLPLGSIQPKQIPSNVLQNAINREGFIGIAADLIQVNEAYKRAVDFLLGNVVIAENLEHANAIAAALGRRYRIVTLTGDVVNPGGSMTGGAQKRSGQSLFTREKEMQEVTEKLADFQARTEVFERKVSQLKEELQQVETSSEEIRQQMKQLQETEQVLQAAFTETSIRFMHANDNLTMYDQDNAQYDDERKEVEMRTEQLQQELADLDGQLQQIQQEIKELTEAHQAWQDTKEIKRQEQQTLQIRSAESLTKLQNQEQRIGELTEQLQQTKQKFEEQQRTLQQMNEVGEKGQTEEEIIELITVKQQHKQQTTALVEERKAERQERHEWVQQEELYVKEANRQHQNLVQQVQDQEVRTNRLDVELENRLLNLQQSYSLTFEKALATFGRAADMESAQTQVKLIKRAIQELGTVNVGAIEEFDRINERYSFLTEQKDDLYQAKATLLAVIEEMDEEMKRLFEDVFTKIKTEFTEVFRSLFGGGHAELKLTDSGNLLETGVDIIAQPPGKKLQNLGLLSGGERALTAIALLFAILRVRPVPFCILDEVEAALDDANVSRFAQYMKQFSEKTQFIAITHRKGTMEEADVLYGVTMQESGVSRLVSVRLEDTPALVKV; this is encoded by the coding sequence ATGTTCCTGAAACGATTAGAGACCGTAGGATTCAAATCATTTGCTGAGAAAGTCACACTTGATTTTGTACCAGGTGTTACAGCTGTGGTTGGACCAAACGGCAGCGGGAAAAGTAATATTACTGATGCCATTCGCTGGGTGCTGGGTGAGCAATCAGCCAAGTCCTTACGCGGATCCAAAATGGAGGATATTATCTTCCAAGGCAGTGATACGAGAAAGGCGCTCAATGTAGCAGAAGTAACACTCGTATTGGATAATGCAAATCAGACATTACCGCTGGAGTATCAGGAAGTGAGTGTGACCAGACGGGTGTTCCGTTCTGGAGAAAGTCAGTTTTTGATCAACAACCAAAGCTGCCGGCTGAAGGATATCGTCGACTTGTTTATGGACTCCGGACTGGGAAGAGAAGCCTTTTCTATTATCAGTCAAGGTAAAGTAGAGGAGATTTTAAGCTCCAAACCGGAAGAAAGACGTTCCATTTTTGAAGAAGCTGCCGGTGTGCTCAAATACAAACAGCGGAAGAAAAAAGCAGAATATAAGCTAGCTGAAACCCAGGAAAACTTGAACCGAGTAGAAGATATTACATTTGAAATTGAGGGACAGCTGGAGCCGCTGCGTGAACAAGCAACAATCGCCAAAGATTATTTGGAGAAAAAAGCGCAGCTCAAAGATGTTGAAATTGGACTGCTTGTAGCAGAAATAGAACAACTACATAAAGAATGGAAAACTGTCCTGGAAGAACTGGAAAGCAACAAGTCTGTTCTTCAAAGCCAACAGCAGGAAATCAATCAAAAGGAACAGCTGCTGGAGGCTGAAAAGAGTGAGCTCCAAGCTTTGGATGCATCTATCGATGAACTTCAAGCATCCTTGCTTATCGTAACCCAAGAGCTTGAGAACTTGGAAGGGAAAAAGCAGCTGTTAAATGAACGTTCCAAGCATTTAGCTGAGAATAAAGATAAGCTGGAAAAAGATACTGAACAGCTTAGCGTCACCCTTGCGCATCAAACACTGCAGCTCGAGCAGGAGCAGTCGGTGTTGACGGCGTTAGAGAGCGAGAATAAAACAATCAAATCAGAACTGCGGAATTTGGACAAATTGCTGTCGCGTACACAAGAAGATTTGAGTGAACAAATTGAAGAAAAGAAAAGTGAGTATATTGACTTACTGAACGAGCAAGCTGCCAAACGGAATGAAACAAACTCACTAAAACAGCAAATTGCAGCTATAGAAGCGAAAAAAGACCGCCAGCAGACAAAGTATAAAGATGTCGTTCAAAATCGCGATGAAATAGAAGCAAAGCGGGAAGAACTAGCAGTTCGTTTGGAAGAAGCAACTGCGAGCAGGAAACAAGCGGAGGACCGGGAAGAAGCACTGCGCGGTGAATCGGCAAAAAAACGGGAGCAATATCAGGATGCACAAAGCAAACTGTACACCGGCTACCAGCATATTGAAAAGCTCCGTTCCAAGCAGGAAATGCTGCAGGAAATGAAAGAGGAGTTCCAAGGATTTTTCCAAGGTGTAAAAGCGGTGCTCAAAGCGCGTCAAGAACAAAAGCTGGAAGGCATTGAAGGAGCTGTCATTGAACTAATTGATGTACCAAATGAGTACGTGACAGCTATGGAAACGGCTTTAGGAGGCCAAGCCCAGCATATTGTGGTCGACAATGAAGCGAGTGCGCGCCAAGCTATTAATTGGCTGAAGCAGACGCATAACGGAAGGGCGACATTTTTGCCGCTTGGTTCTATCCAACCAAAGCAAATTCCATCCAATGTGCTGCAGAATGCAATAAACCGTGAAGGCTTTATCGGTATTGCAGCTGATTTAATACAAGTAAATGAAGCGTACAAGCGTGCTGTTGATTTCCTGCTCGGTAATGTCGTCATCGCAGAAAATCTGGAGCACGCAAATGCGATTGCAGCTGCATTGGGCAGACGTTACCGAATCGTAACGTTAACTGGTGATGTGGTGAATCCTGGCGGTTCTATGACAGGAGGCGCCCAAAAGCGGAGTGGACAGTCTTTATTCACGAGAGAAAAAGAAATGCAGGAAGTCACAGAGAAACTTGCTGATTTTCAGGCTCGTACAGAAGTGTTTGAACGCAAAGTATCACAGCTGAAGGAAGAGCTGCAGCAAGTCGAGACTTCTTCAGAAGAAATTCGGCAGCAAATGAAACAGCTGCAAGAAACAGAGCAGGTATTACAAGCAGCATTTACAGAGACGAGCATTCGTTTTATGCATGCGAATGATAACCTGACGATGTATGACCAAGACAATGCGCAGTATGACGACGAACGCAAAGAAGTAGAAATGCGCACGGAGCAGCTGCAGCAGGAGCTTGCTGACTTGGATGGCCAGCTGCAGCAAATACAGCAGGAAATCAAAGAGCTTACGGAAGCACATCAAGCATGGCAGGATACGAAGGAAATAAAACGGCAAGAACAACAAACCCTTCAAATCCGTTCAGCAGAAAGTCTTACAAAGCTCCAAAACCAAGAGCAGCGTATCGGCGAGCTGACAGAGCAGCTTCAGCAGACAAAGCAGAAATTCGAGGAGCAGCAGCGCACACTGCAGCAAATGAATGAAGTCGGCGAGAAAGGTCAGACAGAAGAAGAGATTATCGAATTGATTACAGTGAAGCAGCAGCATAAGCAGCAGACGACCGCGTTAGTGGAAGAACGTAAAGCAGAACGGCAGGAGCGGCACGAGTGGGTGCAGCAAGAAGAGCTGTACGTTAAAGAAGCTAACCGTCAGCATCAAAATCTAGTACAGCAAGTACAAGATCAGGAAGTTCGCACCAATCGTCTAGATGTGGAGCTGGAGAACCGCCTGTTGAATCTGCAGCAGAGCTACTCACTGACTTTTGAAAAAGCATTGGCCACATTCGGCAGAGCAGCAGACATGGAGAGTGCACAAACGCAAGTAAAACTGATTAAACGCGCTATTCAGGAACTGGGCACTGTCAATGTAGGTGCGATTGAGGAATTTGATCGCATCAATGAAAGATACAGCTTCCTTACGGAACAAAAAGATGACCTGTATCAAGCAAAAGCGACATTACTTGCGGTTATTGAAGAAATGGACGAAGAAATGAAGCGGTTATTTGAAGATGTGTTCACGAAGATTAAAACCGAATTCACGGAAGTATTTCGTTCGCTCTTCGGCGGCGGTCATGCGGAGCTGAAGCTGACTGATAGCGGCAATCTTTTAGAGACAGGCGTTGATATCATTGCGCAGCCGCCAGGTAAGAAACTGCAAAACCTAGGTCTATTGTCAGGTGGCGAGCGGGCGTTAACAGCCATTGCATTGTTATTCGCCATTTTGCGCGTCCGGCCAGTGCCATTCTGTATTTTGGATGAAGTAGAAGCAGCGCTGGATGATGCAAATGTCAGCCGGTTTGCGCAATATATGAAGCAATTCAGTGAAAAGACGCAGTTCATTGCGATTACGCATAGAAAAGGTACAATGGAGGAAGCAGATGTCTTGTATGGCGTTACCATGCAGGAATCCGGCGTCTCCAGGCTTGTATCTGTCCGTCTGGAAGATACACCTGCACTAGTGAAGGTATAA